A genomic window from Gossypium hirsutum isolate 1008001.06 chromosome D12, Gossypium_hirsutum_v2.1, whole genome shotgun sequence includes:
- the LOC107946463 gene encoding piriformospora indica-insensitive protein 2, with translation MLMRSNRFTLAVCILCLGIWCCGQAYNTEEAAPMEKAEQAALYSAIQGFVGNWWNGSDLYPDPCGWTPIQGVSCDIVGGLWYITALSIGPFYENSLACATNVEFRPQLFQLKHLKSLSFFNCFVSLRHPITIPGDKWEKLAGSLQSIEFRSNPGLIGQVPTSFGYLKKLQSLVLLENGLTGQVPTNIGNLTNLNRLVLAGNRFTGRIPDSFGRLKKLLILDLSRNSLSGHLPLGLGGLASLLKFDLSNNQLKGKLFARNAYLKNLTLLDVRNNKFSGGLNQPILDMHSLEELMLSCNPLGGDIMRLDWQSLQSLVVLDLSNVGLKGEIPESLSGLKRLRYLGLGNNNLAGNPPAKLASLPDLNALYLNGNNLTGVLKFSEIFYWKMGKRFGAWNNAELCYPIGSMTTRNGPYGVKPCQRGVTLLDPNSGAKLGDGNLNNNSHFVASLGFSSNGIDGLRQLILVDTSITVLLLNLFL, from the exons ATGCTTATGAGAAGCAATCGTTTTACTTTGGCTGTTTGCATTCTATGTTTGGGTATTTGGTGCTGTGGCCAAGCATACAATACTGAAGAAGCAGCTCCCATGGAGAAAGCTGAGCAAGCCGCTCTGTACTCTGCCATACAAGGCTTTGTAGGTAATTGGTGGAATGGCTCAGATCTCTATCCGGATCCTTGTGGTTGGACTCCAATACAG GGGGTCTCCTGTGATATCGTAGGTGGCCTATGGTATATCACTGCTTTGAGCATTGGTCCCTTTTATGAAAACTCACTTGCTTGTGCCACTAATGTGGAGTTTAGGCCACAGCTCTTCCAGCTCAAGCACCTAAAATCTCTCAGCTTTTTCAATTGTTTCGTATCTCTTAGACATCCAATTACCATCCCTGGTGATAAATGGGAAAAACTTGCTGGCAGCTTGCAGTCAATAGAGTTTCGGTCCAATCCAGGTCTCATTGGCCAAGTTCCTACTAGCTTTGGTTACCTCAAAAAGCTCCAATCTTTAGTCTTACTAGAAAATGGGTTAACAGGACAAGTACCAACTAATATCGGCAACTTAACCAACCTGAATCGACTAGTCCTGGCTGGAAACAGGTTTACAGGTCGAATCCCAGATAGTTTCGGAAGGTTAAAGAAGCTGTTAATCTTGGATTTAAGTAGAAATTCACTCTCCGGCCATTTACCTCTAGGTCTTGGTGGCCTGGCATCACTCTTGAAGTTTGATTTGAGTAACAATCAATTGAAGGGGAAGCTGTTTGCACGTAATGCATATCTGAAGAATTTGACCCTTTTAGATGTGAGAAACAACAAGTTCTCAGGTGGGTTAAACCAGCCAATTCTAGACATGCATTCTTTGGAAGAGTTGATGCTGTCTTGCAACCCATTAGGTGGAGATATTATGAGGCTAGATTGGCAAAGTTTACAAAGTCTTGTGGTGTTGGATCTCAGTAATGTAGGATTGAAAGGTGAAATTCCTGAATCCCTATCTGGATTGAAGAGACTGAGGTATCTGGGACTTGGTAACAACAATCTGGCGGGCAATCCCCCAGCAAAGCTAGCATCTTTGCCTGATCTTAACGCACTGTATCTAAATGGGAACAATCTGACAGGAGTGCTTAAATTCTCTGAAATATTTTATTGGAAAATGGGAAAGCGTTTTGGGGCTTGGAATAATGCAGAACTCTGCTATCCAATTGGGTCAATGACAACAAGGAATGGTCCATATGGAGTAAAGCCATGCCAACGAGGTGTCACTTTGCTCGACCCTAATTCTGGGGCTAAGTTGGGGGATGGAAACTTGAACAACAATTCCCATTTCGTCGCCTCATTGGGATTCTCAAGCAATGGCATTGATGGGCTTCGGCAGTTAATTTTGGTAGATACATCGATAACAGTACTACTATTGAATCTTTTCCTATAG